A window of the Bacteroides thetaiotaomicron VPI-5482 genome harbors these coding sequences:
- a CDS encoding HepT-like ribonuclease domain-containing protein, translated as MDDLIKKHLQDILTAIEEVEGFFGNAPKVYDDFYSNLCLRRAVERNIEIIGEAMNRILKVDKDIAITNSRKIVDARNYIIHGYDSLSVDILWSMVINHLPKLRNEVITLLKT; from the coding sequence ATGGATGACTTAATAAAGAAACACTTGCAAGATATTCTAACTGCCATTGAAGAAGTGGAAGGTTTCTTCGGCAATGCTCCTAAAGTTTATGATGACTTCTATAGTAACCTATGCCTTAGACGAGCCGTTGAAAGGAATATAGAAATCATTGGTGAAGCTATGAATAGAATACTAAAAGTTGATAAGGATATAGCTATAACCAATTCTCGTAAAATAGTAGATGCCAGAAATTATATCATACATGGCTATGATAGTCTATCTGTAGATATACTTTGGAGCATGGTTATTAATCATCTGCCAAAGCTTAGAAATGAAGTCATAACATTACTAAAGACATGA
- a CDS encoding nucleotidyltransferase family protein, which produces MKLIENNIQKIIDLCKKHKVHKLFVFGSILTNRFNDNSDIDLVVDFNKAEVSDYFDNYFDFKYALENLFGREVDLLEEQTIKNPYLKKNVDATKTLIYG; this is translated from the coding sequence ATGAAACTAATAGAGAACAATATCCAGAAGATTATAGACTTATGCAAGAAACATAAGGTACATAAGCTATTTGTGTTTGGTTCTATCCTTACAAATCGCTTTAACGACAACAGTGATATTGATTTAGTAGTAGATTTCAATAAAGCAGAAGTAAGTGATTACTTTGATAATTACTTTGATTTCAAATATGCTTTAGAGAATCTGTTTGGCAGAGAAGTTGATTTACTGGAAGAACAAACGATTAAGAATCCATATCTGAAGAAGAATGTGGATGCAACTAAAACTTTAATCTATGGATGA